A portion of the Manduca sexta isolate Smith_Timp_Sample1 chromosome 20, JHU_Msex_v1.0, whole genome shotgun sequence genome contains these proteins:
- the LOC115440675 gene encoding collagenase — MNAVLILLLVAAAVASAAEPRRFYHSSIGIKEAARIKKAEDALRHVGARVVGGVAAPIGAHPYFGGLLITLLGGYTSVCGSSLISYNRALTAAQCWYDGQIAGHEVTVVLGSNYLFHGGLRVLSRDVIMHEQWDPLRNVNDIAIINMPYVPMSNYIQPIRLPSNNYDTFVGVNAQLSGFGYTDDERPITANQYLSHVNLPVISNEVCASYFPAYIFSSNICTSGDGGKGPCISDVGGPLTTYSYGQRVLIGVAQFTSVFGCQAGFPAAYSRVSYYLPWIQRYL, encoded by the exons ATGAACGCGGTGCTAATTTTGTTGTTGGTGGCTGCAGCAGTCGCCAGTGCTGCTGAACCCAGGCGTTTCTACCACTCTTCGATCGGTATCAAGGAGGCAGCTCGCATCAAAAAGGCTGAGGATGCTCTCCGTCACGTCGGTGCTAGAGTCGTTGGCGGTGTAGCGGCTCCCATTGGTGCTCATCCCTACTTC GGCGGTCTGCTGATTACCCTGCTCGGAGGATATACCTCGGTATGCGGTTCATCTCTAATTTCCTACAACCGTGCCTTGACTGCTGCACAATGCTGGTACGATGGTCAAATAGCCGGTCATGAAGTAACCGTTGTTCTTGGCTCTAACTACCTCTTCCACGGAGGTCTCAGAGTGCTCAGCCGTGACGTCATTATGCACGAACAGTGGGACCCTCTCAGGAACGTGAACGATATTGCCATCATCAACATGCCCTACGTTCCTATGagca ATTACATTCAGCCTATCCGTTTGCCCAGCAACAACTATGATACCTTCGTAGGTGTTAATGCGCAGCTTTCTGGATTCGGCTACACGGATGATG agcgGCCCATCACAGCTAACCAGTATTTGAGCCACGTCAATTTGCCTGTGATCTCTAACGAGGTGTGCGCTTCGTACTTCCCTGCATACATCTTCAGCTCAAATATCTGCACCAGCGGAGACGGAGGCAAGGGTCCTTGCATCAGTGATGTCGGTGGTCCTCTCACCACATACTCATATGGACAACGTGTTTTG ATTGGAGTGGCGCAGTTCACTTCCGTATTCGGCTGCCAGGCTGGTTTTCCTGCCGCTTACTCTCGCGTCAGCTACTATCTGCCTTGGATTCAGCGATACCTTTAA